ACCCGCCCTGAACCTGCTCGCCGCCCGGACCCTCCTCTATGACCTCGGCCGTCCCGGCGAGACGGTCGTCGCCGAGCTGCAACGCGAACGCCGCCTCTCGGTCGTCGAGCTCGCCGGCACGACCGACCTGCCGGCCCTGGCCGAGCAGCGGCAGCGCACCGACCGGGCGGTCGCCGACCTGCGCCGCCGGATCGACGGCGAGGATCTGCGGGACGCCGCCAACGACCTGCTCGACACCCGACTGGACCAGCTCGCCGGCGCGCTGGACGCCCTGCCCGCCGGGCGCGGCTTCATCGACCGGCGGCAGGTGGACCGGGCCGGGGCGCTCGGCCTCTACAGCGGAATGATCTCCTCGGCCTTCCAGGCGTTCTCCGCCATGGCCACGCTGCCGGACACCCAGCTCAACCGGGAGGCGCTGGCGCTCACCGCGCTCGGCCGCTCCCGTGAGCTGCTCGGCCAGACCGACGCCCTGCTGGCCGGCGCGCTCACCGCCGGCCGGTACGCCGACGGCGAGTACGCGCAGCTCGTGCAGACCATCAACAACCAGCGCTTCCTGGCCGAGACCGCCGTCGCCGACCTGCCCGACACCGGCCGCGCCGGCTATCAGCGGCTCACCGAGGGGGAGGCCTTCATCCGGCTGCGCGCCCTCCAGGACACCCTGGTCCGCGCCCCCGAACTGCCGGCCCGGCTCGACGTGCGCACCTGGGAGACCAGCCAGGCGACCGTCCAGCGGGAACTGCGCGACTTCGAGCTGAGCCAGGCCGACGGGCTGGCCGAGCGCTCCGTCCCGATGGCGGTCGGCATCCTGACCCGGCTCGCCGCCGCCGGGGTGCTCGGACTCGCCGCGATCGTGGTCTGCGTACTGGTGGCGCTCCGGGTCGGCCGGTCGCTGGCCCGCCGGCTGACCGGGGTGCGTACCGCCGCGTTGGAGATGGCCGAGGAGCGGCTGCCCGACGTGATCACCCGGCTGCGCCGCGGCGAGGAGGTCGACGTCGCCCGGGAGGCTCCCGAGCTGGACCACGGCGGCGACGAGATCGGCCAGGTCGCACGGGCCTTCAACGAGGTACGGCGCACCGCCGTCCAGGCCGCCGTCGACGAGGTCACCCTGCGCCGGGGGCTCAACGAGGTCTTCCTCAACATCGCCCGGCGGAGCCAGGGGCTGGTGCACCGGCAGCTCGCCCTGCTCGACCGGATGGAACGGCACGCCGAGGACCCGGACGAGCTGGCCGGCCTCTTCCAGGTCGACCACCTCGCCACCCGGCTGCGCCGGCACGCCGAGGACCTGGTCATCCTGGCCGGCGCCGCGCCCGGCCGGGGCTGGCGCAACCCGGTCGCCACGGTCGACGTGATCCGCGGGGCGATCTCCGAGGTGGAGTCGTACGACCGGGTCGACGTCGGTACGGTGCAGCCCGCGGGCGTGCTGGGCCGTGCGGTCGGCGACGTGATCCACCTGCTCGCCGAGCTGCTCGAGAACGCCACCGCCTTCTCCCCACCCGGCACCCGGGTCGACGTCACCGGCCAGGCCGTCCCCAACGGGTACGCCATCGAGATCACCGACCACGGGCTGGGCATGTCGCCGCAGGCGCTCGAGGACGCCAACCGGCGGCTGTCCCGCTCCCCGGACTTCGACCCCGCCGACAGCGCCCGGCTCGGCCTCTTCGTGGTGGCCCGGCTCGCCGCCCGGCACGGGGTCCGGGTCAACCTGCGCCCGGCCACCCCCGGCGGGGTCACCGCCGTCGTCCTCGTCCCGGCCGACCTGGTCACCGACGAGCCGGCACTCGGGTCCGCCCGGGACGGCGCAGCGGCCGACGACCAGCGAATGGCGAAGGTGACCCGGCTCAGCACCCTGCCCCGGCCGCGCACCGCCCGCCCGGCCCGGGAACGCCACGAGTCGGGCACCCCCGTGCTGCCCTTCGCGGCCGGGCGGGGCTCCACGGTCGAGGCGCCCCCCGACGGCGACGGCCTGCCCCGCCGGGTACGCCGACGCGGGCCCGCCCGACCCCGCCCGGCCGCCGCGGAGACCCCGGCACCCCGCCCGCCCGAGGAGGTACGCCGGACGATGTCCGCCCTCCAGGCCGGCACCGCGCGGGGCCGGCGGGACGGCACCCGGGCGATGACCGCCCCGACCGTCCCGCTCGCCCAGGTCACGCCGATCGCGCCGGAGCAGCCCGCCGAGTCCTCCCCGCCGGAGCCGTCGGCGGTTCCGGATCCCCTGACCGCAACTGAGAGGGACGCCTAGTGGTGAACACGACGAGGCAGAACGCCGATCTCGACTGGTTGCTCGACGAGTTGGTGGACCGGGTCCCCGCCGCCCGGGAGGCGGTGGTGCTCTCGGCGGACGGGCTGCTGCTCGGGGCCTCCGCCGCGCTGGACCGGACCGACGCGGAGCACCTCTGCGCGCTGGCCTCCGGCTTCTCCAGCCTGGCGAAGGGCGCCACCCGGCACCTGGGCGGCGGGGCCGTCCGGCAGACCGTGGTGGAGATGGACTCCGCGTACCTCTTCGTCACCGCGGCCGGGCAGGGCGCCTGTCTCGCGGTGGTGAGCGAGGCGGACGCCGACATCGGCCTGGTCGCCTACGAGATGGCGATGCTGGTGATCCGGGTGGGCGAGAACCTCAGCGCCCCGGTGCGTTCCGCGGCGGGTGCGGCCGATGCGGGCTGAGTCGCCGGGACCGCAGCACGAGTGGCTCGACGGGGCCGCCGGGCCGGTCGTCCGCCCGTACACCCTGACCGGTGGCCGGGTCCGGCCCCCGGTGGAGGGCTTCGACCTGGTGGCCTTCGTGCTGGCCACGCCGTCCGCCGACCCGGCGGGCCAGCCGGGGTTGCAGCCGGAGCACCGGCGCCTGGTCGAGCTGGCCCGACGTCCGGTGGCGGTGGCCGACCTCGCGGCCGACCTCGACCTGGCGGTCGGCGTGGTCCGGGTGCTTCTCGGTGACCTGCTGGCCCGCCGGCTGGTCACGGTGCACCGGCCGCCGGCCGCCGCCCACCTGCCCGACGACAACATCCTCAAGGCGGTGGTCAGTGGACTCCGTGCGCTATGACCTGGACGGCACCGGCCGGTCGGTCCCGCTGGCCCTGAAGATCCTCATCGCGGGTGGCTTCGGTGCCGGCAAGACGACGCTGGTGAGCGCGTTGAGCGAGGTCCGGCCGTTGCAGACCGAGGAGGTGCTGACGGACGCCGGGATCGGCACCGACGACCTCTCCGGGGTGGAGCAGAAGTCGACCACCACGGTGGCGATGGACTTCGGCCGGATCACCATCAACGACGATCTCCAGGTCTATCTCTTCGGCACGCCCGGCCAGGACCGGTTCTGGTTCCTCTGGGACGAGCTGGCCTTCGGCGCGCTCGGCGCGGTGGTGCTCGCGGACACCCGCCGGCTGGCCGACTGCTTCCCGTCGATCGACTACTTCGAGCAGCGGGGCATCCCGTTCGTGGTCGGGGTGAACTGCTTCGACGGGTCCCGCCGGTTCAGCCTGGAGGCGGTCCGGGACGCGCTCGACCTGGACCCGGACGTGCCGATGGTGCTCTGCGACGCCCGCGAGCGGCAGTCCGGGAAGCTGGTGCTGATCTCGCTGGTCGAGCACGTCGCGCGGCAGCGGGGCGAGCCGGTCCCGGTCGGCTGAGCCGACCCGGCGGACGCGGCCCGGGGGGTCGGCGGCGGGGCGGTCGCGCGTCCGGCGGCGAACCGGTCGCGGAAAACACGCCTGAACCGCCGGCTCACCGGGAAGCCTCTGGTTGGATCGACGCAGACACGGCGGAAGGTGGGACCCGGTGACCGGTCAGGGCGAGGTCGTCCACATCGGCGGCTACACGGCGCACAGCGGCGGGCGCGCCGCGGGGATCGAGGTCGCCCGGCGCGACCCCGCGTCGGGGGAGCTGGCCGTGGTCGGCACGGCCGCGGTGACACCGTCGCCGTCGTTCCTCGTCCGGCACCCGGAGCTGCCGGTGGTCTATGCCGTCAACGAGCTGGCCGAGGGGCAGGTCAGCGCCTTCCGGGCCGCCCCGGACGGCGAGCTGACCGAGCTGGGCGTACGGCACACCGGCGGCGCCGAGCCGTGTCACCTGGCGGTCGCGCCGGACGGCCGGCACCTTTTCGTCGCCAACTACGGCGGCGGCAGCGTGGCCGTCTTCCCGCTCGACGCGCGGGGCGTCCCGGGGGACCGCAGTGACCTGGTCCGGCACGAGGGGCACGGCGCGGATCCCGAGCGGCAGGACCGGGCGCACTGTCACATGGTCTCGCCCGATCCGGCCGGTGGTCCGCTGCTCGTCGTCGACCTCGGCACCGACTCGGTCTACCGGTACGACCTCGACGCCGCCTCCGGTCGGCTGGTGCCGCGCGCCCCCCGGGTGCGTACCCCGGCCGGGACCGGCCCCCGGCACCTGGCCCGGCACCCCGACGGCCGACGCTGCTGGCTGGTCGGTGAGCTGGACGGCTCGGTGACCGCGTACGCGCTCGCCGACGGGGTGCTGCACCAGCGGGACCGGGTGGACGCCAGCGGGCGGCCCGGGCACGTGCAGCCGTCGGAGGTCGCCGTCGGGCCGGACGGCCGGTTCCTCTACGTCGGCAATCGGGGCGTCGGCACCGTCTCGGTCTTCTCGCTGGCCGCCGAGGCGCCGGAGCTGGTGGCCGAGGTCGACACGGGTGGCGGGTGGCCGCGGCACTTCGCGCTGGCCGGGGAGCACCTCTATGTCGCCGACGAGCGCGCCGACATGATCAGGATCTTCCGGGTGGACCCGGTCAGCGGGGTGCCGGAGGCGGTGGGGGAGCCGGTGGCGACCCCCAGCCCGACCTGCGTACTGCCCTGACGGCGACCGCTCCCGGGGTCGCCGGCGGACTCTCCGGAGTGGACGCTGACACGCCAGGAGACTGACTGGTCACTCACCGTAGCAGTTTTGCGATCAACTGTTTCTCCTGCGTAACTTTCGTCCGAACGGTTGTGGCAGTAACCCCACGAGATACGCAAGATGGTCAGCGTGTCTGGCCGCCATCGCATGCGTTCAAGCCTCCGCGGGGCAGGTGCCGCAGCAGCGGCGACTGCGCTCGTCGCCGTCATCGCCGGTTCCTGGTTCGGTTACCAGCAGCTGGCCGGCCCCTCGTGCTCCGGGCAGATCCAGCTGTCGCTCGCGGCCGCCCCGGAGATCGCCCCCGCCGTCAAGGCGGCGGCGGACCAGTGGGTCGCCGACGGGGCCGCGGTCGGCCCGACCTGCATCGCCGTGAACGTGACCGCCGCCGAGCCGGTGGACGTGGCCGCCGCGGTGGCGAGCAAGCACGGCGCCACTCTGGCCGGCGTCGGTCAGGCCAGCGGCACCGCGGTCACGCCGGACGTCTGGGTGCCGGACTCCTCGACCTGGCTGCTGCGGCTGCGCAACGGCGGGGCCACGGCGTTCGCCCCGGCCAACGGCGCGTCCATCGCCCGCAGCCCGATCGTGGTCGCGGTCCCCGAGCCGGTGGCCTCGGCCCGGCTGAACTGGCCGGACAAGAAGCTGACCTGGACCGATCTGCTGCGCCAGGTGACCAGCAGCAAGCCGCTGCGGGCCGGCATCGTCGAGCCGACCCAGGACGCGGCCGGCCTCTCCGGGCTGCTCTCGCTGACCGCCGCCGCGAGCGGGGCCGGCGGCGACGCGCAGAAGGCGATGACCGGGGCGTTCCGGGCGCTGGCCACCGGCCGCTCGGCCCTGCGGCAGGACCTCCTCGCCCGCTTCCCGCGCTCGTCCGACCCGGCAGCGATCGCCAACGGCCTGGGTGCCGCGGCGCTCTCCGAAGAGGACGTGATCGCGTACAACCAGACCAAGCCGCCGATCCAGCTCGCCGCGCTCTATCTGGAGCCGTCGCCGATGCCGCTGGACTACCCGTTCGCGGTGCTGCCCGGCATCGAGCCGGCGAAGGCGTCGGCCGCGAAGGTGCTCTTCGAGCTGCTCACCACTCCCGGCTTCCGGAACCGGCTGGCCGCCCAGTCGCTGCGCGGGCCGGACGGCAACTGGGGTGACGGGTTCAAGGCGCCGCAGGGTGCGCCGAGCCCGGCCAACGGCGGCGGGAACGCCGTGCCGGCGATCGGTCAGGGCGGCACGGCCGGCCTGGACCCGGCCGCGATCCAGCGGGCCACCGCTACCTGGTCCGTGGCGACCCAGTCCGGTCGGATGCTCTGCGTCATCGACGTCTCCGGTTCGATGAAGCAGGTCGTGCCGAGCGCCGGCAAGGCGACCCGCGAGCAGGTCACGGTCGAGGCGGCCCGGCGGGGTCTGGGTCTGTTCGACGACTCCTGGTCGATCGGGCTGTGGACCTTCTCCACCAAGCTCAGCGGCAACACCGACTACAAGCAGTTGGTGGGGATCAACCCGCTCTCGGGCAACCGGGGCGCGCTGGAGCAGGGCCTGGCCGGCATCCGACCCTCCGACGGCAACACCGGTCTCTACGACACCATGCTCGCGGCCTACAAGGAGGTCCAGCGGGAGTGGGAGCCGGGCAAGGTCAACTCGGTGGTGCTCTTCACCGACGGCAAGAACGACGACGACAACGGGATCTCGCAGGCGGAGCTGCTCAAGCAGCTCGCCAAGATCCAGGACCCGGAGCAGCCGGTGCAGGTGGTCATCATCGGTATCGGCGCCGACGTCAGCCAGGCGGAGCTCAAGTCGATCACCAAGGTCACCGGCGGAGGCGCCTTCGTCACCGAGGACCCGGCCAAGATCGGTGACATCTTCCTCCAGGCGATCGCGCTGCGGCCGAACGCTCCCCGCTGAGTCGCCAGTCAGGATAGGGTGTGCCGCCGTGCCGGGAATCCGGTACGGCGGCACGCTTCCCGGCCGTGGACCGGCCGAGGAGAAGTGACGGTAATACGTCCGAATCAATCGGCGTCCATAATTGTCGAGGCAAGATATGTCGACGTGCTCCGGCGCCGCCGGCCCCGACCGGGTCCGGCCTGAGCGAAGTGGGGAGGGCCGGTGACCTCGGCGACGCTGTTGACCCCCGCCAGGACCCCGACGGGACCGGGCGGCCACCGTCCCGGGCCGGCGGGTCGCGCCGACGAGCGGGCGTACGTCCGGCTCCTGGTGGTCCTGGACACCGCCGTGCTGGCCCTGGCCATCCTGGTGGGATACGTCGCCCGGTTCGGTGAGGAGGAACCGAGCGGCTCCAAGATCCCGTACGTGGTCGTGGCCCCCGGCCTGCTGCTCATCTGGCTGATCTCCCTGCGGGCCCTGCGCTGCTACGACGACCGGGTGCTCGGCTACGGCGCCGACGAGTACCGCCGGGTCAGCTCGGCCAGCCTCCGCCTGGCCGGCGGCATCGCGATCGCCGGTTACATCGCCGACGTCGGTGTCTCCCGGGGCTTCCTCGCCATCTCCTTCGCGGTCGGCACCCTCGGCCTGGAGGTGACCCGGTTCGCGGCCCGCAAGCGGCTGCACCGGGCGCGCGACCGGGGCACCGGCTGGTCCCGCAAGGTGCTGGTGGTCGGCGACACCGCGCACGTGCTGGAGCTGGTGCACACCCTGCGCCGCGAGCCGTACGCCGGCTACCAGGTGGTCGGCGCCTGCATCCCCGACGCCCTGCTCGCCCCGGTGCCGCAGCGCCTCGGCGACGTGCCGGTGGTCGGCTCGTTCCGCGGCATCCCCGAGGCGGCCACCGCCATCGGCGCCGACACCGTGGCCGTCACCGCCTCCGGCGAGCTGACCGCGACCCGGCTGCGCCGACTCGGCTGGCAACTCGAGGGCACCGGCGTCGACCTGGTCGTCGCGCCCGCGCTGACCGACGTCGCCGGCCCCCGCATCCACACCCGCCCGGTCGCCGGCCTCCCGCTGATCCACGTCGAGGCGCCCGAGTTCCGGGGGGCCCGCAAGCTGGTCAAGGGCTTCGTCGACCGCTCCATCTCGTTCGTGGCGCTGACCCTGCTGCTGCCGGTGGTGCTGGTGATCGCACTCGCCATCAAGCTGGACAGCCGGGGGCCGGTGCTGTTCCGGCAGGTCCGGGTCGGCCAGGGCGGCAAGGAGTTCGGCGTCTTCAAGTTCCGCACCATGGTCGTCAACGCCGACGCGCTGCTGGCCGAGCTGGCCGCCCGCAACGAGACCGACGGCCTGATGTTCAAGATGCGCGACGACCCCCGGGTCACCCGGGTCGGCAAGCTGCTGCGCAAGTGGTCGCTGGACGAGCTGCCCCAGCTGGCCAACGTGCTGTTCGGCCAGATGAGCCTGGTCGGCCCCCGCCCGCCGCTGCCCAGCGAGGTGGCCCGCTACGACGGCGACGTGGCCCGCCGCCTGCTGGTCAAGCCCGGCATGACCGGGCTCTGGCAGGTCAGTGGCCGCTCCGACCTGAGCTGGGAGGACGGCATCCGGCTGGACCTCTACTACGTGGAGAACTGGTCGCTCGCCGCCGACCTCACCATCCTCTGGAAGACCTTCGGCGCGGTCGTCAACAGCCGCGGCGCGTACTGAGCCGAGCCCAGGCGCTCCGCTGAGCCCCGCCCCGGCGCGCGACCGCGCCGGGGCCGGCCGGCGGTCAGGGCTGCGGACCCAGCCAGTCGAGGCAGACCACCACCGCGTCGTCGACCAGGTCACCGGCGACGAAGGCCCGCAGGTCGCCGATGAGGGAGCGGACGGCGTCCAGCGGCTCCATCGGCCCGGTCCGGCGCAGGAACCGGTCCAGCGCCGTCTCGCCGTACCGGATCTGCTGGCCGGTGGCGTCGATGACGCCGTCGCTGACCACGAAGAGCCGGTCCCCGCGCTGGAGCTGGAAGTGCTGCTCCCGGTAGTCGGTGTCCTCGAACATCCCGAGCGGGAACTGCTTCTCCAGCGTCTGCTCGCTGACCTCGCCGTCGCGCAGCAGGAGCAGCCGGGGCGAGCCGGCGTCGACCGCGGTCAGCCGGCCCTCGGCCAGGTCCAGCTCGATCATCAGCGCGGAGAGGTGCTGCGCGCCCCGGTGCAGGGCATAGACCGCCTGGTCGGCCAGGGCCGCCTGGTCGGCGAGGCTCAGCTCGGCCCGGCGGGCGTTGCGCAGCGCGTGGGTCGCCAGCGTGGTCAGCAGCGACGCGGCCACCCCCTCCCCGGAGCCGTTGATCGTGGTCAGCCAGAGCCGGTGGCCGTCGTCGGACCAGTCGAAGCTGTCGCCCCGCACCGCGTACGCCGGTTCGAGCTGGCCGGCGAGGCTGAACGACGGCCGGATCCGGCTGCGGCCCGGCAGCAGCTCCCACTGCATCTCCGCGGCGAGCGTGAGCCGTCGGCTGCGCCGGGCGGTCAGGTAGACGTCCGTGCTGGCGGTCACGGCGGCCACCTCGTGCCCGAAGGCGGTGGCGATGCCGTCCAGCGTGTCGACGACGGCCGGGTCGGTGGGGACCGGTGACAACTTCAGCACGCCGCGCCGCTCACCCCGCATACCCACCGGGAACCAGCCGGTGCCGTCGTTGAGGATCGGCTCCTGGTGGTCGAAGCACCGCCAGGCGGGATGCCCCGGCCCGCTGATCGGCTCCCCGCCGCTCAGCGGGAGCAGCACCGACAGTCGGTAGTCGACCTGGTACAGCTCCGCCTCGGTGATCCCGTACGACCGGGCCAGCTCGGCGGCGAGCCGATCGAGCAGCAGATCGGCCGGCGCCTCGGTGAGGGTGCGCCGGGCCCGATCATCCGGTCCGCTCATCTTTGCTCCTTTGCACAGGTCGTCGGCCTGATGGGCGAGGTAGTCTCGGGCCCACCATGGCCGAAGAACACGGTCCGTACGGACCAGAAGCGAGTATGGCTGCCGCTCTCGACGAGACGGCGGGCACCCTGCTGGCTGTCTGGGAGGCGGCCCGGGAGCGGACCACCCGGCTCTCCGGCGCCCAGTTACGCGCCGTCATGGTCGTCGAGCAGCATGACGGGATCAACCTCCGCCGGCTCGCCGGGCAGCTCGACATGTTGCTCTCCTCCGCCAGCCGGCTCTGCGACCGGCTCGTCGCGGCGGGCATGCTGGAGCGGGAGCCGGGCCGGTTCGACCGGCGGGAGATCTCCCTGCACCTCACCCCGGAGGCGGTCCGCCTCCTGGCCGAGCTGCGGGCCGCCCGCAAGGACCGGCTGGAGCGGGTGCTGGCCGGGATGAGCCCGGAGGGAAGGGCGGCGCTGTCCCGGGGGATGGCGGAGTTCCACGAGGTGGTCCGGCGCCGGTCGGCCCCGGAGGGAGGCTGGCCGGTCCTCCAGTCCGCCGGGGAACCGTCGACCGAGCCGGCCGGCGACCCGCCGGTGGCGCGTACCGCCTGACCGGGCCGCGCTCAGCCGCCGGTGGCGCGACCGCGCTCAGCCGTCGGTGGCCGCGACCCGCGCCAGCCGCAGGTGGTGGCCCGCTCGGGGATGCTCCGACAGGGCCCGCTCGCAGCTGGCGAGCACCACGTCGAGCAGCCGCCGTCCGCCGCGGGCGGTGAGCACCTCGTCCTGCCAGCGCACGAAGTCGATCAGCAGCTCCGGGTCGCGGACCCGCAGCGACGCCGCCAGGGCGTCGACCAGGTGGGCCACCCCGGTGGCGATGTCGTCGGCGGTCTCCTCGGGCGGGTCGACCGCGCGCAGGGCCGCGTGGACCACCTCCCGCCGGTGACGCAGCACGGCCACGTACTCGTCGTCGGGAGTCGGCGCGCTCGGGCCGGTCGGGTGGCCGGTGAAGACCTGCCGGTCGAGCAGGCGGACCGCGTCCCGGGCGGTGGCGCCCCAGGCCGCCGCGCCGACCGCGGCGGCCCACCGGCCGTCCGGGCCGAAGCCGGGGCCGCCCGCCACGACCGGCACCCCGGCGGCCCGGCAGGACTCCACCATCCGGGCCGCGCGGACCAGCCGGGTCGGCTGCACGCAGCTCAGCAGCACCGCGTCGGGCCCGCTCTGGTGCAGGTAGGAGACCAGGTGCCGGGCGGGCACGCTGGCGCCCAGGAAGGTCACCCGCCAGCCGGCGGCCCGGACCACCTCGGCCACGATGCGGGCGGCCAGCGCGTGCCACTCGCCCTCGACACAGGCCGTCACGACGTGGCCGAGCCGGGGGGCCGCGGTGATGCGGGCGGCCACGGCGCCCACCACCACCTCGCTGACGTGCGTCGCGGCGTGTTCCTGGGGGACGCTCCACGACCCGGTCAGCCAACGCCGACCGATCTCCCGCTGCGCCACCGCGACCACGTCCACCAGGACGTCCGTCACCGGGACACCGGCGTCGAGCAGCCCGAGGGCCAGCCCGACCGCGCCGGCCTGGTCGGCCCGGTCCAGGCGGTCGAGGTACGCCTCGACGACGTCCGACCCGATCCCGCCGGTGGCCGTCCCGCCGTCGTGGCTTCCGCTCACGCCGCCGCCACGACCAGCATGGCGATGTCGTCGTGGACCTGCCCGTCCAGCCACTCGTCGACCAGTTGCAGCAGCCGCTCGACCAGCACGGCCGGCGGCAGCCCGGCCGCCTGGGCGACCGCCTCGCGCAGCCGGCCGTCGCCGAACATCTCCAGCTCGGTGGGGCCGCCCCGCGCCTCGGTCACCCCGTCGGTGTACGCGAGCAGCAGCTCACCGGGGGCCAGCCGGACCTGCGCCTCGACGAAGCGGGCCGTGGCGAACGCGCCGACCGGCATGCCACCCACCTGCACCGGCTCGACGGTCCCGTCGGCGCGGACCACCAGCGGCGACGGGTGGCCGCCGCCGGCGAGGGAGAGCAGCAGGCCGCCGTCCGCCTCCCGGGTGAAGGCACCGAGCAGCAGGGTGGTGAACTGGCTGCGCCGGGCGGCGTCGGGCGCGTCGAGCAGCGCCCGGTTGAGCAGCCGGATCAGCTCCAGCGGGCGCTGCTCGACCAACCGCAGGGTCTGCAGGGACTGACGTACCCGGCCGGTCAGCACGGCCGCGCCGACGCCCTTGCCGCAGACGTCGCCCAGGGCGAACATCGCGCCGCCCCCGGTGCGGAAGACGTCGTAGAAGTCCCCGCCGATGCGCAGGCTGTCCCCGGCGGCCCGGTAGCCGCCGGCCAGCCGCGCGCCGGGGACGGTGGGCAGCTCCGGTGGGAGCAGGCTGTTCTGCAGGACCCGGGCCAGGTGGGCCTGCTCGCCGTAGAGGTCGGCGGCGGCCAGGGCGGCGCCGGCCCGGGCGGCGAACTCGCGGGCCAGGTCGATCTCCCGCTGGTCGAAGCCGGGGCGTCCGGCGCGGCGGACCAGCAGCAGCGCGCCGGCCGGCCCGCCGGCGCTGAGCATCGGGCTGATCAGCAGCGTGCCGGGGCGGCCGAAGCCGTCGGGCAGCAGGTCGGCCAGGTCGGCCAGTTCGGCGGTCAACCACGGGCTGGGCTCGGTGGCGTCGCCGTGGAGCGCCTCGACGAGGCCGGGGACGCTGCCGGCGATCGCCCAGGAGGCGATGCCGGTGACGGGGACGCGGTCGCCGTCGGCGTACCGGACCCAGTGCGGCTCGTCCTCGGCGGGCGCGGGCGGGCGGTGCACGACCAGTGCGGCGTCGCCGAGGTAGGGCACCGGGAGGGTGGCGGCCGTACGCAGCGTCTGGTCCCGGTGCAGCGAGAGGCCGAGCCGGCTGCCGGCCTGGGCCAGGAAGGCGGTGCGGGAGCGCTCGGCGAGCAGCGCGTCGGTACGGGCCTGCTCCTCGGTGACGTCCCGCACGTACCAGGCGCAGCCGCCGGTGGCGAGGCTGCGGCGGACCCCGCGCAGCCGGCGGCCCCGGTGCTCCAGGTCGACGGTGTCGATGCCGGAACGCACCGCGCCGGCCAGCGCGTCGATCGCGCACCGGGCCAGGTCGGTGCCGGGGGTGAGGTCGGGGAGGAGTTCGACCGCCATGGCGTTGACCAGGGTCACCACGCCGGCCTGGTCGGTGGTGACGATCGCCTCGGCGAGCCCGTCCAGCAGTTCCCGGGCCAGCCGTGAGTCGGCCGGGAGCGGGGTCCCGACGGTACGCCGGGGGCGGGACCGGGACACCTGCCCGCCGCCGCTGACCGGTCCGGCGAGACCGCCCCGGCGGCCGGCCGTCACCGCTGCTCGCCGGGCGCCCGGGTCCGTCGACCTGTGCGCATGCTGTTCGTGGACTCCTCGTTCGCGTGCTTGTCTGCGCGCAAGCGTACCGACGTGGGCTGGTGATCGCCCATCGAGCAGGTGCGCGGTCAGCCCGTACGGGTCAGCCAGCCGGCCGGGCGGTCGATGATCCGGCGGACCACCGAGCTGGCCCCACCGACGGCCGCCGACCGGGCGCCGAGGGCCGCCGGACGGACCGTTACCGGGGACCAGGCGGCGGTGAGCACCCGGCGGGACAGCTCGGCCACCACCGGCGGGCGCAGCCACGGCGCGAGGGGGGCGTATCCGCCGCCGAGGACCACGGTGTCCAGATCCAGCAGGTTCACCACGCCCGCGACGGCGACCCCGAGGGCGGTTCCGGCGTCCGCCAGCGCGGCCAGGGTGGCGGGGTCGCCGGCCTCGGCCAGCTCGGCCAGCCGGCTCGCGGCGGTGTCGGCGGGCAGGTCCGCGCCGGCCAGTCCGGCGGCGGCGAGGACGGCTTCCTGGCCCGCGTACCGCTCCAGGCAGCCCTGGCCGCCGCAGCGGCAGGGCCGGCCCTGCGGGTGCACCGGGATGTGACCGATCTCGCCGCTCCAGCCGCGGGCGCCCCGGTAGAGCGTGCCGTCCAGGACGATCCCCGCGCCGATCCCGATCTCGCCGGAGATGTGCAGGAAGCTGGCGGAGCCGGGCGGACCGGCGTGCAGCTCGCCGAGGGCGGCCAGGTTGGCCTCGTTCTCGACCACCAGCGGCGGGATCCCGTCGACGGCTTCGGCCAGCCGGTGACCGGCGAGCAGGCCGGGGACGTCGACGTCCCGCCAGCCGAGGTTGGGCGCGAGCCGGACCATGCCGCCGGCGCCGACCAGGCCGGGCACGGCGAGGGCCACGCCGGCCGGGGTCAGCCCGTCCCGTACGGCCGCGGTGTGCGCGTCGGCGGCCAGCGCGGCGAGCCGGGTCAGGGCGTCG
This genomic interval from Micromonospora sp. CCTCC AA 2012012 contains the following:
- a CDS encoding sensor histidine kinase produces the protein MNTRDWPIRAKLTALVIGPVSALLALWIFATTLTFGPALNLLAARTLLYDLGRPGETVVAELQRERRLSVVELAGTTDLPALAEQRQRTDRAVADLRRRIDGEDLRDAANDLLDTRLDQLAGALDALPAGRGFIDRRQVDRAGALGLYSGMISSAFQAFSAMATLPDTQLNREALALTALGRSRELLGQTDALLAGALTAGRYADGEYAQLVQTINNQRFLAETAVADLPDTGRAGYQRLTEGEAFIRLRALQDTLVRAPELPARLDVRTWETSQATVQRELRDFELSQADGLAERSVPMAVGILTRLAAAGVLGLAAIVVCVLVALRVGRSLARRLTGVRTAALEMAEERLPDVITRLRRGEEVDVAREAPELDHGGDEIGQVARAFNEVRRTAVQAAVDEVTLRRGLNEVFLNIARRSQGLVHRQLALLDRMERHAEDPDELAGLFQVDHLATRLRRHAEDLVILAGAAPGRGWRNPVATVDVIRGAISEVESYDRVDVGTVQPAGVLGRAVGDVIHLLAELLENATAFSPPGTRVDVTGQAVPNGYAIEITDHGLGMSPQALEDANRRLSRSPDFDPADSARLGLFVVARLAARHGVRVNLRPATPGGVTAVVLVPADLVTDEPALGSARDGAAADDQRMAKVTRLSTLPRPRTARPARERHESGTPVLPFAAGRGSTVEAPPDGDGLPRRVRRRGPARPRPAAAETPAPRPPEEVRRTMSALQAGTARGRRDGTRAMTAPTVPLAQVTPIAPEQPAESSPPEPSAVPDPLTATERDA
- a CDS encoding roadblock/LC7 domain-containing protein, with amino-acid sequence MVNTTRQNADLDWLLDELVDRVPAAREAVVLSADGLLLGASAALDRTDAEHLCALASGFSSLAKGATRHLGGGAVRQTVVEMDSAYLFVTAAGQGACLAVVSEADADIGLVAYEMAMLVIRVGENLSAPVRSAAGAADAG
- a CDS encoding DUF742 domain-containing protein, producing the protein MRAESPGPQHEWLDGAAGPVVRPYTLTGGRVRPPVEGFDLVAFVLATPSADPAGQPGLQPEHRRLVELARRPVAVADLAADLDLAVGVVRVLLGDLLARRLVTVHRPPAAAHLPDDNILKAVVSGLRAL
- a CDS encoding GTP-binding protein — translated: MDSVRYDLDGTGRSVPLALKILIAGGFGAGKTTLVSALSEVRPLQTEEVLTDAGIGTDDLSGVEQKSTTTVAMDFGRITINDDLQVYLFGTPGQDRFWFLWDELAFGALGAVVLADTRRLADCFPSIDYFEQRGIPFVVGVNCFDGSRRFSLEAVRDALDLDPDVPMVLCDARERQSGKLVLISLVEHVARQRGEPVPVG
- a CDS encoding lactonase family protein; this encodes MTGQGEVVHIGGYTAHSGGRAAGIEVARRDPASGELAVVGTAAVTPSPSFLVRHPELPVVYAVNELAEGQVSAFRAAPDGELTELGVRHTGGAEPCHLAVAPDGRHLFVANYGGGSVAVFPLDARGVPGDRSDLVRHEGHGADPERQDRAHCHMVSPDPAGGPLLVVDLGTDSVYRYDLDAASGRLVPRAPRVRTPAGTGPRHLARHPDGRRCWLVGELDGSVTAYALADGVLHQRDRVDASGRPGHVQPSEVAVGPDGRFLYVGNRGVGTVSVFSLAAEAPELVAEVDTGGGWPRHFALAGEHLYVADERADMIRIFRVDPVSGVPEAVGEPVATPSPTCVLP